From Lycorma delicatula isolate Av1 chromosome 13, ASM4794821v1, whole genome shotgun sequence, a single genomic window includes:
- the LOC142333796 gene encoding uncharacterized protein LOC142333796 produces the protein MNGPVNSAFSNEALPLNENIKLETEQENVAEMMSIFLPHHTTETDISSEHQVDVVHLKEEPLDINDEIPKDPLALEETNLVKSENLKVENEEESEISLNDKGSSKLNLNVETNELQINDKYLHTVSTEEMGFYLDNVAINKGTIKGSTKKNSNFCQNSLIHDNDLKTHLITRNKEKNYICNFCQKVFNHLSNLKVHINLHTKEKSYVCNICQKSFNRSASLKLHLNIHTKAKNYICNVCQKSFNHRSTLYSHRNTHTKVKDYICNFCQKSFNHSATLKSHLNTHSKEKNYVCSFCQKSFNRRDVLRRHLNIHTKEKNYVCNFCQKSFNRSSTLKSHLNIHTEEKNYICNFCQKMFNHYSNLKVHINLHTKERNYVCNICQKSFNHSSTLNSHLNTHTKVKDYICNFCQKSFNHSATLKSHLNIHTKEKNYVCGFCQKSFNRRDVLKRHLNIHIKEKS, from the exons atgaaTGGGCCTGTAAACAGTGCTTTTAGTAATGAAGCCCTGCctcttaatgaaaatattaaattagagactGAACAGGAGAATGTAGCGGAAATGATGAGCATTTTTTTACCACATCACACGACTGAAACTGATATTTCATCTGAACAT caagtagatgTAGTACATCTGAAAGAGGAACCACTGGATATTAATGATGAGATTCCAAAAGATCCTTTAGCGCTTGAAGAGACCaacttagttaaatcagaaaatttaaaagttgaaaatgaagag gaatctGAGATTTCATTGAATGATAAAGGTTCATCAAAGCTTAATCTTAATGTGGAAACTAATGAACTTCAAATAAATGATAAGTATTTACACACGGTGAGCACAGAAGAAATGGGATTTTATCTGGATAAT gttGCTATCAATAAAGGAACCATCAAGggaagtactaaaaaaaatagtaacttttgtcaaaactCTCTTATTcatgataatgatttaaaaacgCACCTTATTACACgtaacaaagagaaaaattatatttgtaacttctgccaaaaggtttttaatcatctttctaatttaaaagtccatattaatttacacaccaaagAGAAAAGTTATGTCTGTAAcatttgtcagaagtcttttaatcgAAGTgcttctttaaaattacatttaaatattcatactaaggcgaaaaattatatttgtaacgtttgtcaaaagtcatttaatcatagGTCTACCTTGTATTCTCATAGAAATACTCATACCAAGGTGaaagattatatttgtaacttttgtcaaaagtcatttaatcatagTGCTACTTTAAAATCGCATTTAAATACTCATTcgaaggagaaaaattatgtttgtagcttttgtcaaaagtcatttaatcgtagAGATGTTTTAaggagacatcttaatattcatacaaaagagaaaaattatgtttgcaacttttgtcagaagtcttttaatcgaagttctactttaaaatcgcatttaaatattcatactgaggagaaaaattatatttgtaacttctgtcaaaaaatgtttaatcattattctaatttaaaggtgcatattaatttacacacaaAAGAAAGGAATTATGTTTGTAACATTTGTCAGAAGTCATTTAATCATAGTTCTACCTTGAATTCTCATTTAAATACTCATACCAAAGTGaaagattatatttgtaacttttgtcaaaagtcatttaatcatagtgctactttaaaatcacatttaaatattcatacgaaggagaaaaattatgtttgtggcttctgtcaaaagtcatttaatcgtagAGACGTTTTAAAGaggcatcttaatattcatataaaagagaaaagttaA